A stretch of Microbacterium sp. LWH3-1.2 DNA encodes these proteins:
- the hisI gene encoding phosphoribosyl-AMP cyclohydrolase has product MGTLDERIARVTFNGDGLVAAIIQQWDTREVLMLGWMDAEALRRTLTDGRVTFWSRSRQEYWRKGDTSGHIQLVRGASLDCDGDTILVEVEQVGAACHTGTRTCFDGRDLGAVRGPEPDA; this is encoded by the coding sequence CCTTCAACGGCGACGGCCTCGTCGCCGCGATCATCCAGCAGTGGGACACCCGCGAAGTCCTCATGCTCGGATGGATGGATGCCGAAGCCCTCCGCCGCACGCTCACCGACGGCCGCGTCACCTTCTGGTCGCGCTCCCGGCAGGAGTACTGGCGCAAGGGGGATACGTCGGGGCACATCCAGCTGGTGCGCGGAGCCAGCCTCGACTGCGACGGCGACACCATCCTCGTCGAGGTCGAGCAGGTAGGCGCCGCGTGCCACACCGGCACCCGCACGTGCTTCGACGGTCGCGACCTCGGCGCCGTGCGCGGCCCGGAGCCGGACGCGTGA